A window of Sulfurimonas sp. C5 contains these coding sequences:
- the rpmF gene encoding 50S ribosomal protein L32, producing the protein MAVPKRRVSHARSAKRRTHYKISLARPVKDKDGTYRLPHHINPTTGEYK; encoded by the coding sequence ATGGCAGTACCTAAGAGAAGAGTGTCTCACGCACGTTCAGCAAAACGTAGAACACACTACAAAATTTCTTTAGCTCGTCCAGTTAAAGACAAAGACGGAACTTACAGATTACCACACCACATCAATCCTACAACTGGTGAGTATAAATAA
- the ndk gene encoding nucleoside-diphosphate kinase produces the protein MERTLSIIKPDAVAKGVIGKILDRFESNGLKIAATKKLQLSRADAEAFYAVHAERPFFNDLVDFMISGPVVVSVLEGENAMQKNRDLMGATNPKEAEAGTIRADFAENIDANAVHGSDSLENAAIEIAFFFSEREIA, from the coding sequence ATGGAACGTACACTATCAATCATCAAGCCAGATGCAGTTGCAAAGGGTGTTATAGGCAAAATTTTAGATCGTTTTGAAAGCAATGGTCTTAAAATCGCAGCTACTAAAAAACTTCAATTAAGCAGAGCTGATGCAGAAGCATTTTATGCAGTTCACGCTGAAAGACCTTTCTTCAACGATTTAGTTGATTTTATGATTAGTGGACCGGTTGTAGTTTCTGTTTTAGAAGGTGAAAATGCAATGCAAAAGAACCGTGATCTTATGGGTGCAACAAACCCTAAAGAAGCTGAAGCAGGTACAATCCGTGCAGATTTCGCTGAAAATATAGATGCTAATGCAGTTCACGGAAGTGATTCTTTAGAAAATGCAGCGATCGAAATTGCTTTCTTTTTCTCAGAAAGAGAAATTGCATAA
- a CDS encoding 4Fe-4S dicluster domain-containing protein yields MAVYINDTCINCGACIDECPVEAIVDEDDNPTGEEIYYVYGDKCVECVGHHDEPACATACPTEGCIVWDAIGDSPEHRTDITDEQRANQEPIVE; encoded by the coding sequence ATGGCAGTATATATTAATGATACATGTATTAACTGTGGTGCTTGTATTGATGAGTGTCCAGTTGAAGCTATCGTAGATGAGGATGATAATCCAACGGGTGAAGAAATTTATTACGTTTACGGTGATAAATGTGTTGAATGTGTTGGTCACCACGATGAGCCAGCATGTGCTACTGCATGTCCTACAGAAGGTTGTATCGTATGGGATGCTATCGGAGATTCTCCAGAGCACCGTACAGACATCACTGATGAGCAACGTGCAAACCAAGAACCAATCGTAGAATAG
- the metK gene encoding methionine adenosyltransferase encodes MSQKEYIFTSESVTEGHPDKMADQISDAILDYIIENDKNARVACETLVSNGFCVIAGELKTTAYAPMQEIARKVVQEIGYTDATYGFDYRSAAVLNGIGEQSPDINQGVDQASGEIGAGDQGLMFGYACRETDVLMPLPIYLSHRLTQRLAQVRKDGVIPYLRPDGKAQISIKYVEGKPVSVETVVVSTQHAPEVSQEQIHEDVINEVIKAVIPAEMIHEGTVFHINPTGKFVIGGPQGDAGLTGRKIIVDTYGGSCPHGGGAFSGKDPTKVDRSAAYAARWVAKNLVASGACDKATIQVAYAIGVVQPVSIMVDTHGTGKVEEELLEACVKEIFDLSPAGIIRDLDLLRPIYRKTAAYGHFGREEDTFTWEKTNKVEAIKSFLNI; translated from the coding sequence ATGTCACAAAAAGAGTACATATTTACTTCAGAGTCTGTAACAGAAGGGCATCCTGACAAGATGGCTGATCAGATCAGTGATGCAATTCTGGATTATATTATTGAAAATGATAAAAATGCTAGAGTTGCATGTGAAACTCTAGTATCTAATGGTTTTTGTGTAATAGCAGGCGAACTGAAGACTACGGCGTACGCGCCGATGCAAGAGATTGCAAGAAAAGTGGTTCAAGAGATAGGCTATACTGATGCTACATACGGTTTTGATTACCGTTCTGCTGCGGTTTTAAATGGAATCGGTGAACAATCACCTGATATTAATCAAGGTGTTGATCAAGCAAGTGGTGAAATCGGTGCAGGTGATCAAGGTTTAATGTTCGGATATGCATGTCGTGAAACAGATGTGCTTATGCCTTTACCTATTTACCTGTCACATCGTTTAACGCAAAGACTGGCTCAAGTAAGAAAAGATGGAGTAATCCCTTATCTTCGTCCCGATGGAAAAGCACAGATTAGTATAAAATATGTTGAGGGTAAACCTGTTTCGGTTGAAACTGTTGTTGTATCAACACAACACGCTCCTGAAGTAAGTCAGGAACAAATACATGAAGATGTTATCAATGAAGTAATCAAGGCAGTTATTCCTGCTGAGATGATACATGAAGGTACAGTTTTCCATATCAATCCTACAGGGAAGTTTGTAATCGGTGGTCCTCAAGGTGATGCAGGACTTACTGGACGTAAGATTATCGTAGATACTTATGGTGGAAGCTGTCCTCACGGTGGTGGAGCATTCTCAGGAAAAGATCCGACCAAGGTTGACAGAAGTGCTGCATATGCTGCTAGATGGGTTGCTAAAAACTTAGTAGCTTCAGGTGCATGTGACAAAGCAACAATTCAAGTAGCGTATGCAATCGGTGTAGTACAACCTGTTTCAATTATGGTTGATACTCATGGAACAGGTAAAGTAGAAGAAGAACTATTAGAAGCATGTGTAAAAGAGATTTTTGATCTTTCACCTGCAGGAATAATTAGAGACCTTGATCTTCTTCGTCCAATCTATAGAAAAACAGCGGCTTATGGTCACTTTGGACGTGAAGAAGATACTTTTACTTGGGAAAAAACAAATAAAGTTGAAGCAATCAAAAGCTTTTTAAATATCTAA
- a CDS encoding peroxiredoxin: MLVTNKAPDFTATAVLADGSIVEDFNLMNNLGEKGAVLFFYPLDFTFVCPSEIIAFSHRIEEFTSRGVNVIGVSVDSQFSHFAWRETPVEKGGIGRIKYPLVADLSKSISRDYDVLFGESVALRGSFLIDADGTVRHAVINDLPLGRNIDEMIRMVDTMLFTNEYGEVCPAGWNKGDEGMKASTEGVAEYLAKHESEL, translated from the coding sequence ATGTTAGTAACAAACAAAGCTCCAGACTTTACAGCAACAGCAGTATTAGCTGACGGTTCAATCGTAGAAGATTTCAATTTAATGAACAACTTAGGTGAAAAGGGTGCAGTACTTTTCTTTTATCCATTAGACTTTACGTTTGTTTGTCCATCTGAAATCATTGCTTTCTCTCATAGAATCGAAGAGTTTACTTCTCGTGGTGTTAATGTAATCGGTGTATCTGTTGATTCTCAATTCTCACACTTTGCATGGAGAGAAACTCCAGTTGAAAAAGGTGGTATCGGTAGAATTAAATACCCATTAGTAGCTGACCTTTCAAAATCAATTTCTAGAGATTACGATGTACTTTTCGGTGAGTCTGTAGCTCTTCGTGGTTCATTCTTAATCGATGCAGACGGTACAGTTCGTCACGCAGTAATCAATGATTTACCACTTGGACGTAACATCGATGAGATGATCCGTATGGTTGATACTATGCTATTTACTAACGAGTATGGTGAAGTATGTCCAGCTGGTTGGAACAAAGGTGACGAAGGTATGAAAGCTTCAACTGAAGGTGTAGCTGAATACTTAGCAAAACACGAGTCTGAGCTGTAA
- a CDS encoding DMT family transporter, translated as MLRQLDNGILYMLLSALISALNGALTKILSDDISALEIVFFRNMIGIFLILYALRHTPPKLGGGKFHLLFTRGFFGFVAMILFFYTITIIPLGEAITLNKTSPFFVTILAFYLLGEKLSPLTLLALLIGFIGVILIVKPFGMSLSYEHILGVLGGFFAAAAYTTIKKIKDIYDSRVIVLSFVSVGTLLPAMLFLTAPFVEVSQSLAFLFPEFILPSDTKVWFYIGVMAIISTLSQWLLTKAYSAKKLSVVGVISYTNIPFAIGFGFLLGDAFPDTLTFLGISLIILGGILVSRKKA; from the coding sequence ATGTTAAGGCAGTTAGACAACGGCATACTTTATATGCTCCTTTCAGCATTGATCTCAGCACTTAACGGTGCTCTAACTAAAATCCTTTCAGATGATATTTCAGCATTAGAAATTGTGTTTTTTAGAAATATGATAGGAATTTTTTTAATTCTTTATGCACTCAGACATACACCGCCAAAACTCGGCGGCGGAAAATTTCACCTTTTGTTTACACGTGGATTTTTTGGTTTTGTTGCAATGATTTTGTTTTTTTATACAATTACAATTATTCCTCTTGGAGAGGCAATTACGCTCAATAAAACTTCTCCGTTTTTTGTAACGATTCTTGCTTTTTATCTTTTGGGAGAAAAATTAAGTCCTTTAACACTTTTGGCACTTCTTATAGGTTTTATAGGTGTTATCCTGATCGTTAAACCTTTTGGTATGAGTCTTTCCTATGAACATATTTTAGGAGTGCTTGGAGGTTTCTTTGCTGCAGCAGCCTATACAACTATTAAAAAGATCAAAGATATTTATGATTCCCGGGTCATCGTCTTATCATTTGTAAGTGTAGGAACTTTACTCCCTGCAATGTTGTTTTTAACAGCACCATTTGTTGAAGTGTCCCAAAGCTTGGCATTTTTATTTCCTGAGTTCATACTTCCGAGTGATACAAAAGTATGGTTTTATATTGGTGTGATGGCAATCATCTCTACACTATCACAGTGGCTGCTTACAAAAGCATATAGTGCTAAGAAGTTAAGTGTAGTAGGGGTCATAAGTTATACAAACATCCCTTTTGCAATAGGGTTTGGATTTTTACTTGGTGATGCTTTTCCTGATACTTTAACATTTTTAGGTATATCACTTATTATCTTAGGCGGTATATTAGTTAGTAGGAAAAAAGCTTAA
- a CDS encoding AAA family ATPase translates to MKNEVLTLLEAGSNVFLTGGAGVGKTTITLDVIKHFESEAKKVAKLASTAMAATLVGGQTLHSFFDFGISGSLDELEKNGKLEPKKKTKKLVASIDLIVIDEISMVSDNTLEMIAFRLKQCDFKGNILAVGDFLQLPPVVKGYNSVGFAFEAPSWQELAFEIIELTHVYRTDDKAFIELLQQIRYGYVDENVHNQLNHYIKPLPHDFSQYTFLFGKNVSASHHNKKQLELIEGDLYTKEAQIVKHKESVNDKEIERFFDDARIEKELELKINAPVLFTRNAWNYYNGERGVIVNIDTQYLYVQKSDGRVVKLEAVAQSKSHWVEKTVNGTKEMVEENSFSIYQYPVKLAFAITIHKSQGMSIESLIIDTKEIFAPSQFYVALSRSSNPLHLILIAPNTQWYNLAFVDKRALRFVQEGSLC, encoded by the coding sequence ATGAAAAATGAAGTTCTTACTCTTCTTGAAGCCGGATCCAATGTTTTTTTAACCGGAGGTGCCGGGGTTGGAAAAACTACAATTACTTTAGATGTTATTAAACATTTTGAATCTGAAGCTAAAAAAGTGGCTAAACTTGCCTCGACTGCTATGGCTGCAACACTTGTTGGCGGACAGACTCTGCACAGTTTTTTTGACTTTGGGATTTCCGGTTCATTGGATGAATTGGAGAAAAACGGTAAATTAGAACCGAAAAAAAAGACGAAAAAATTAGTTGCGTCTATAGACCTTATAGTGATTGACGAGATCTCTATGGTGAGTGATAATACTTTAGAAATGATTGCATTTCGTCTCAAGCAGTGTGACTTTAAAGGAAATATTTTGGCTGTTGGTGATTTTTTACAACTTCCGCCTGTTGTGAAAGGTTATAACAGTGTCGGATTTGCGTTTGAAGCACCAAGTTGGCAAGAGCTTGCATTTGAGATTATAGAATTAACACATGTTTATAGAACGGATGATAAAGCTTTTATCGAACTCTTGCAACAGATCAGATACGGTTATGTAGATGAAAATGTACATAACCAACTTAACCACTATATAAAACCGCTGCCGCATGATTTTAGTCAATACACTTTTTTATTTGGAAAAAATGTTTCGGCTTCACATCACAATAAAAAGCAACTAGAACTGATCGAGGGGGATCTTTATACAAAAGAAGCCCAGATCGTAAAACATAAAGAGAGTGTCAATGATAAAGAGATAGAGCGTTTTTTTGACGATGCCAGAATAGAGAAAGAGTTGGAACTCAAAATCAATGCACCGGTACTTTTTACAAGAAATGCATGGAACTATTATAATGGTGAACGCGGCGTAATTGTAAATATAGACACTCAGTACCTTTATGTACAAAAATCAGACGGACGGGTTGTGAAACTAGAAGCGGTTGCTCAAAGCAAATCACATTGGGTAGAAAAAACTGTTAACGGGACAAAAGAGATGGTAGAGGAGAACAGTTTTTCAATCTATCAGTATCCTGTTAAACTCGCTTTTGCAATCACAATTCATAAATCTCAAGGGATGAGTATAGAGAGTTTAATTATAGATACAAAAGAGATATTTGCCCCTTCACAATTTTATGTAGCACTCTCACGTAGTTCAAATCCGCTCCATCTCATTTTAATTGCTCCAAATACTCAATGGTACAATCTTGCTTTTGTAGATAAAAGAGCTCTGAGATTTGTACAGGAAGGTTCATTATGTTAA
- a CDS encoding phosphoethanolamine--lipid A transferase produces MTAIFLVLFDNYSFFHNVLEVYPFAFANSGFIISLGVVLASVITLLFTLVSSKYTTKTILITVLIVSSMTNYFMNSYKVVIDDTMIRNMMQTDMAESLDLLSIKQVLYFIFLGLLPAFAVYKAKIEYRSFKKEMFSKIITVFGALALVLLSVFTFSKYYTSFFREHKPLRYSTNPTYWIYSTGKYINKTFNSGPIIVKPWGEDAKIDEDANTTKKLVIFVVGEAARADHFSLNGYERDTNPRLSKEDIINFSNVFSCGTSTAESVPCMFSPFDRDEYTYKKGITHENILDVLAHTNDIAVLWRDNNSDSKGMALRVPYENYKSNKLNTICTDEGECRDVGMLVGLGDFIEKNKDKNMFIVLHQMGNHGPAYYKRYPKEFEKFTPVCETNQLEECTQEEIKNAYDNALLYTDFFLSKTISFLKQYDKDYKTAMFYMSDHGESLGEGGVYLHGLPYFMAPDAQTHIGAFMWLGEKMKQDVNIEKLEAVKEKKFTQDNLFHSMLGVFKVKTKVYDKDLDVFNGKH; encoded by the coding sequence TTGACGGCAATATTTTTAGTTCTTTTTGATAACTACTCATTTTTTCATAATGTTTTAGAGGTGTATCCTTTTGCTTTTGCAAACTCTGGATTTATAATCTCTTTAGGCGTTGTTTTGGCATCTGTAATAACATTGCTTTTTACACTTGTAAGTTCAAAATATACGACAAAGACCATTTTAATTACAGTACTTATCGTCTCTTCTATGACAAACTATTTTATGAACTCTTATAAAGTAGTCATTGATGATACTATGATCAGAAATATGATGCAAACGGATATGGCAGAATCTTTGGATCTTCTTAGTATTAAACAAGTACTCTATTTTATCTTTTTGGGACTATTGCCAGCTTTTGCTGTTTATAAAGCAAAAATTGAATATCGTTCCTTTAAAAAAGAGATGTTTTCCAAAATAATAACTGTTTTTGGTGCTTTAGCCCTGGTATTACTTTCTGTATTCACTTTTTCAAAATACTATACATCTTTTTTCCGTGAACATAAACCACTACGTTACTCAACGAATCCAACTTACTGGATTTATTCAACTGGAAAATACATTAATAAAACATTTAACTCAGGTCCTATTATTGTCAAACCATGGGGTGAAGATGCAAAGATTGATGAGGATGCAAATACAACAAAAAAACTTGTTATCTTTGTTGTGGGTGAAGCAGCCAGAGCTGATCACTTTTCACTCAACGGCTATGAAAGAGATACAAATCCACGTTTAAGTAAAGAGGACATTATCAATTTCTCAAACGTATTTTCATGTGGAACTTCAACGGCAGAATCGGTACCTTGTATGTTCTCACCATTTGATAGAGATGAATATACATACAAAAAAGGGATCACACACGAAAATATTCTAGATGTACTTGCACATACAAATGACATAGCAGTTTTATGGCGTGATAATAACTCAGACTCTAAAGGGATGGCTCTAAGAGTTCCTTATGAGAACTATAAATCTAATAAACTTAACACAATCTGTACAGATGAGGGTGAATGTCGTGATGTCGGTATGCTTGTAGGACTTGGTGATTTCATAGAAAAAAATAAAGATAAAAATATGTTTATTGTTTTACACCAAATGGGTAATCACGGTCCGGCATATTACAAACGTTATCCAAAAGAGTTTGAAAAGTTTACGCCGGTATGTGAAACAAACCAACTTGAAGAGTGTACACAAGAAGAGATCAAAAATGCCTATGATAATGCATTGCTATATACAGACTTTTTCCTTTCAAAGACAATTTCATTTTTGAAACAATATGATAAAGACTACAAAACTGCAATGTTTTACATGAGTGACCATGGTGAATCCCTTGGTGAAGGCGGTGTATATCTTCACGGGCTTCCATACTTTATGGCACCTGATGCACAAACACACATCGGAGCATTCATGTGGTTAGGCGAAAAAATGAAGCAAGATGTTAATATAGAGAAACTTGAAGCTGTAAAAGAGAAAAAGTTTACTCAAGACAACTTGTTTCACTCAATGCTAGGTGTCTTTAAAGTAAAAACAAAAGTATACGATAAAGATTTGGATGTCTTTAATGGCAAGCACTAA
- a CDS encoding phosphatase PAP2 family protein: MASTKNIFITFALLIFSIIFFGLSSVDYQLQDLFFNFNTKYWILTPYDQPYEFIFYSGIKKLLIIISILFLFSLAFIKLNKTIKSYKRGILVIVLSAIFVPATIGVLKGNTNMPCPRDEIAYGGLYPKTKVWESFPQEVLARGQQLKCWPAGHASGGFALMSFFFLFKKRRNKYLALGAALIIGWAMGTYKMIIGDHFLSHTVITMILAWLIILIIARATKVEEVKEHGHTKNTDS; this comes from the coding sequence ATGGCAAGCACTAAAAATATTTTTATTACTTTTGCTCTATTAATATTTAGTATCATCTTTTTTGGTCTTAGCAGTGTTGATTATCAACTGCAAGACCTTTTTTTTAATTTCAATACCAAGTACTGGATTTTAACTCCTTATGACCAACCCTATGAGTTTATCTTTTACAGTGGAATTAAAAAACTTCTTATTATCATCAGTATTTTATTTTTGTTTTCCCTTGCATTTATAAAATTAAACAAGACAATCAAGAGTTATAAACGCGGTATTTTAGTAATTGTTCTTTCTGCAATATTTGTACCTGCAACCATAGGTGTTTTAAAAGGCAATACAAATATGCCTTGTCCGAGAGATGAAATAGCTTATGGCGGACTTTATCCAAAAACAAAAGTTTGGGAGTCTTTCCCCCAAGAAGTCCTTGCACGCGGACAGCAACTAAAATGCTGGCCTGCAGGACACGCAAGTGGCGGATTTGCTTTAATGAGTTTCTTTTTTCTATTTAAAAAAAGAAGAAACAAATACCTGGCTCTTGGTGCTGCATTAATAATCGGCTGGGCTATGGGTACATATAAAATGATTATAGGGGATCATTTTTTAAGTCATACTGTTATAACAATGATACTGGCATGGCTAATCATTTTAATAATAGCACGTGCTACAAAAGTTGAAGAGGTAAAAGAACATGGACACACAAAGAATACTGATAGTTGA
- a CDS encoding diguanylate cyclase, producing the protein MDTQRILIVEDNKALAKLIAKKLSLSLKMEIDTAYSMAEAKLFLTRYKYFVTVLDVNLPDAPDGEVIDYALKKENHVLVLSANIDKDFRKKMLEKNIIDYINKSGTHDIDYIITTIKRLTQNQKHKILVVDDSMMFRKQMKTMLENLFFNVITVAHGEEALGILQTQPDISLILTDYNMPVMNGLELIQEVRKEYSKNELCIVALSGNDDDEINALFLKNGANDYIKKPFSKEEFSCRVTNSIEALENIQEITKFSNRDHLTGLYNRRHLYNIIDELLSEITVREENAVFAMIGIDNLEAINNQYGYETGDKIIVALADILRSSTKASDVLLRFSGEDFYVLLKNINLQNSVEVFERFRSEVKNFKLPITKESSIGFTISLGAANYQVEDSLEDNLNTVDMLLYKAKQAGKDQLVFE; encoded by the coding sequence ATGGACACACAAAGAATACTGATAGTTGAAGACAATAAAGCTCTCGCAAAACTGATCGCAAAAAAACTCTCTCTGTCTTTAAAGATGGAGATCGATACTGCCTACTCTATGGCAGAAGCAAAACTTTTTTTGACACGCTATAAATACTTTGTTACCGTTTTAGATGTAAACCTTCCTGATGCTCCTGATGGAGAGGTGATTGACTATGCACTGAAAAAAGAGAACCATGTCCTAGTATTAAGTGCAAATATCGACAAAGATTTCAGAAAGAAAATGCTTGAAAAGAACATTATTGATTATATCAATAAAAGCGGTACGCACGACATCGACTACATTATCACAACGATTAAAAGATTAACTCAAAATCAAAAGCATAAAATCTTGGTTGTAGATGATTCAATGATGTTTAGAAAACAGATGAAAACAATGTTAGAGAATCTTTTCTTTAATGTTATCACCGTAGCTCACGGTGAAGAAGCACTGGGTATTTTACAAACTCAGCCTGATATCTCTTTAATTCTCACAGACTATAATATGCCTGTTATGAATGGACTTGAGCTGATCCAGGAAGTAAGAAAAGAGTATTCAAAAAATGAGTTATGTATCGTAGCTCTTTCAGGAAATGACGATGATGAGATCAATGCCCTGTTTCTAAAAAACGGTGCAAACGACTATATCAAAAAACCGTTTTCCAAAGAGGAGTTTTCTTGCCGTGTCACTAACTCTATTGAAGCCCTTGAAAATATTCAGGAAATTACAAAATTCTCAAATAGAGATCACTTGACGGGACTTTATAACAGACGCCACCTTTACAACATTATTGATGAACTTCTGAGTGAGATAACAGTTCGTGAAGAAAATGCTGTATTTGCTATGATTGGGATAGATAATCTTGAAGCAATTAACAATCAATACGGATACGAAACAGGAGATAAAATCATTGTAGCCTTAGCGGATATTTTGAGAAGCTCTACAAAAGCTTCTGATGTACTTCTGCGTTTTAGCGGTGAAGATTTTTATGTCCTGCTCAAAAATATCAATTTGCAAAACTCTGTAGAGGTTTTTGAACGTTTCCGCTCAGAAGTAAAAAACTTTAAACTTCCAATTACAAAAGAGAGTTCAATAGGTTTTACAATTTCTCTCGGTGCTGCAAATTATCAAGTAGAGGACTCCCTTGAGGACAACCTCAATACTGTAGATATGCTTTTATATAAAGCAAAACAAGCAGGAAAAGATCAGTTAGTCTTCGAGTAA
- a CDS encoding VWA-like domain-containing protein, with translation MELEQKISQAKAKLLVEYPYFGTLASKISLEINDDIESFKSDGKKIEYREDYLADLELSEIEFILANGAMHKALAHENRKGNRSGWLWRMATDIAINDMLIENGLDMPYGAEYRKRFAGMYAEEIYAELKDDILRDDEDLEYEADDAEDVEQNNEQKQQQTEEELQEEILQEQLMAEEAISLLEQKFQSGEVPESIERFFDISGFGKVNWRDELRDAIDKYYRDDYTLIPPSKKLLYQGIYLPSNISNTFKLVIAIDSSGSIDEELLNQFLSEVNFLMEHVQNYQIDLLVCDDKIHSHQTFYSGEPLDVKVIGSGGTSFIPVFDFVEKNIDEVKLLLYFTDLDGAFPKEHPSYEVKWVSQKEKEIPFGGLILLED, from the coding sequence ATGGAACTAGAGCAAAAAATCTCTCAAGCCAAAGCGAAGCTTTTAGTCGAGTACCCATACTTTGGAACTTTGGCTTCAAAGATCTCGTTGGAGATAAATGATGACATTGAGAGTTTTAAATCTGACGGTAAAAAGATTGAATATCGTGAAGATTATCTGGCAGACCTTGAACTCTCGGAGATAGAGTTTATCTTGGCAAACGGGGCGATGCATAAAGCCCTTGCACATGAAAACCGTAAAGGTAATCGCAGCGGCTGGCTATGGCGTATGGCTACGGACATAGCGATCAATGACATGCTGATTGAAAACGGTCTTGATATGCCATACGGTGCAGAATATAGAAAACGTTTTGCGGGGATGTATGCCGAAGAGATCTATGCAGAGTTAAAAGATGACATTTTACGCGATGATGAAGATCTAGAATATGAAGCGGATGATGCAGAAGACGTAGAACAAAACAATGAACAAAAGCAACAACAAACAGAGGAAGAGCTGCAAGAGGAGATACTTCAGGAGCAGTTGATGGCAGAGGAAGCCATTTCACTTTTAGAACAAAAGTTTCAAAGCGGTGAAGTTCCCGAGTCAATTGAGCGTTTTTTTGATATTAGCGGTTTTGGAAAAGTGAACTGGCGGGATGAACTTCGAGATGCGATCGATAAATATTATAGAGATGACTATACTCTAATACCTCCTTCAAAAAAACTGCTTTATCAGGGGATATATCTTCCCTCAAACATATCTAATACTTTTAAACTTGTCATTGCTATTGACAGTTCCGGTTCTATAGATGAAGAACTGCTCAATCAGTTCTTGAGCGAAGTGAACTTTTTGATGGAGCATGTACAAAACTACCAGATTGATCTGCTTGTGTGTGATGACAAGATCCATTCTCACCAGACATTTTATTCGGGCGAACCTTTGGACGTGAAAGTGATAGGAAGCGGGGGAACGAGTTTTATCCCTGTTTTTGATTTTGTTGAAAAAAATATAGATGAGGTGAAACTGCTTCTGTATTTTACCGATCTTGACGGAGCTTTTCCAAAAGAGCATCCTTCTTATGAAGTGAAATGGGTATCTCAAAAAGAAAAAGAGATACCCTTTGGAGGACTCATTTTACTCGAAGACTAA
- a CDS encoding MoxR family ATPase, whose amino-acid sequence MKATSLVKSLTALIDNKVPTFLWGAPGIGKSSIVRQIAKEKNVDFIDLRLALMDPTDLKGIPFYDKESHTALWAPPAFLPKEGEGILFLDELNSAPPAVQSSAYQLILDRKIGEYELPDGWAIVAAGNREGDRGVTYKMPSPLANRFVHFELDVDVDDWREWAYKAALNPRVIAYISYKNEHLFTFDPKNDTKSFATPRSWEYVDKILKANVGSDVILDTLSGAVGKEVGVGFLSFIKVMDRLPNIEQILEGELFEYPEEIDVLYSLASALVSGVLKDQSRLDNLLKYTLELKGEFAVMIVQDLQRHGITMEHSAVFKEWVQKFSYLLG is encoded by the coding sequence ATGAAAGCGACAAGTTTAGTAAAATCGTTAACGGCTTTGATTGACAATAAGGTACCGACTTTTCTTTGGGGAGCTCCGGGAATTGGAAAATCTTCAATTGTAAGACAGATTGCAAAAGAAAAAAATGTTGATTTTATTGATCTACGCCTTGCACTAATGGATCCTACAGACCTTAAAGGGATACCGTTTTACGATAAAGAGAGCCATACCGCACTATGGGCACCGCCTGCATTTTTACCAAAAGAGGGTGAGGGGATACTCTTTTTAGATGAACTAAACTCTGCACCTCCTGCCGTACAATCTTCTGCATACCAGCTTATACTAGATCGCAAGATCGGAGAGTATGAACTTCCTGATGGCTGGGCGATAGTAGCTGCGGGAAATCGTGAAGGTGATCGTGGTGTTACTTACAAAATGCCTTCACCTCTTGCTAACAGGTTTGTCCATTTTGAACTTGATGTAGATGTGGATGACTGGAGAGAGTGGGCGTATAAAGCGGCTTTAAATCCTAGAGTTATTGCATATATCTCTTATAAAAACGAGCACCTTTTTACATTCGATCCGAAAAACGATACAAAAAGTTTTGCAACACCGAGAAGCTGGGAATACGTAGATAAGATCTTAAAAGCAAACGTAGGAAGTGACGTGATCTTAGATACACTTAGTGGTGCTGTCGGCAAAGAAGTGGGTGTAGGGTTTTTGAGTTTTATCAAAGTGATGGACAGGCTGCCAAACATTGAGCAGATTTTAGAAGGGGAGCTGTTTGAATACCCCGAAGAGATAGATGTTCTTTATTCACTTGCTTCGGCACTTGTAAGCGGTGTGTTAAAAGATCAAAGTAGACTGGATAATCTTTTAAAGTACACACTGGAGCTTAAAGGGGAATTTGCGGTGATGATCGTTCAAGACTTGCAAAGACACGGAATTACGATGGAGCATAGTGCCGTGTTTAAAGAGTGGGTGCAAAAATTCTCTTATTTGTTGGGATAA